One Glycine max cultivar Williams 82 chromosome 1, Glycine_max_v4.0, whole genome shotgun sequence genomic window, AAGTGGGTGTTAGACAACCAATAGTTGAAGTTTCACAAGTCGTTGAAGATAAtcatgtatatctagttgttaACAAGGAACAACAAGTCAATGTTGAACAATCGGTTGAACAAAAAGTTCTTCAACAAGATAATGATACAACATTAAGAAGATCTATTAGAGTCAAAAGGTCAGCAATTCTTAGtgatttttaagtttatttgtaAGAATCAGAATATAACATTGGAGCCAAAAATGATCTTGAAATGTTTTCTGAAGCCATGAGTTCTAAAGAATAAGCTTTATGGTATAGTGCTATGAAagatgagatggattctatgACATTAAATCGAGTCTAGGATCTCATTGAGTTGCCTAATGGTGTAAAAGCTATTGGATGTACGTGGGTctttaaaacaaagaaagactcacaaggcaacattgagagacataagGCAAGCCTTGTTGCCAAAGGATTCACTAAAGAGATGGAATCAATTACAAGGAGACATTCTCTCCTGCATCTAAGAAAGATTCACTTCAAGTAATTATGACattagtagctcattttgaccttgagttacatcaaatggatgtgaaaacaacaTTCCTCAAGGTGATCTAGATGAAGACGTTTACATGAAACAACTTGAAGGATTCTTCTCTAGTAACTGTGAGCACTTAGTATGCAAACTTAATAAATCCAtatatggattgaaacaagctTTCCATCAATGGTATTTGAAATTTCGTGAGGTTATATCTTGATTCTATTTTGAAGAGAACGTCATGGATTCGTGTATATATCAAAAGGTTAGTACGAGTaagatttgttttcttgttttatatgtgGATGATATTTTGCTTGAGGCTAATGATAAGGGTATGTtatatgaggtgaaacaatttctctcaaagAACTTTGATATTTTGCTTGAGGCTAATGATAAGGGTATGctatatgaggtgaaacaatttctctcaaagaactttgatatgaaggatatgggtgatgcatcttatgtcatagGCCATAAGATCCATAGAGAGAGAGATCTCGAGGCATTTTAGGTTTGTCTCAAGAGACCTATATCAACAAAATTTTAGAGAGGTTTAACATGAAAAATTATTCACCGAGTgtagctcccattgtgaagggtgatagACTTAAATTAAGTCAGTGCTCGAAAAATAATCTTGAGCGAGAACACATGAGAAATATTCCATATGCTTAAGTTATTGCAAGCCTTATGTATGCTCAAGTTTGCATCAAACTTGACATTGCATTTGCTGTTGGAGTTTTGGGAAGATATCGAAGTAATCTAAGTATTGACCATTGGAAAGATGCAAAGAAGGTAATGAGATATACTCAAGGAACAAGGGACTACATGCTCATGTATAGAAAAACTAATGATTTGGAGGTGATTGGCTACTCTGATTCAAAATTTGTTGGTTGCATTGATACCAGGAGTTCTACTTATGGTTATGTTTTTATGCTAGTTGGTGGAGCTATATCTTGGAAAAGTGCAAAGCAGTCCTTGACTGTTACTTCCACTTTGGAGGCTGAgttcatttcttattttgagGCTACTTCGCATGAtgtatggttgaagagtttTATATCCAGGCTCAGAGTTGTAGACTTTATTTTTAGGCCGTTGAAGTTGTACTGTGACAACGATGTTGTGGTGTTTATGGCTAAGAACAATAAGAGTGAAAGTTGAAGTAGGAACatcaacattaaatatttagcCATAAGACTAtatgttaaagaaaataaagtattCATTGAACATGTTAGCACTAAGTTGATGGTAGCTAATCCTTTGactaaaggcatgccaccaaagaattttaaggatcatgtagtacgAGTGAGACTTAGTTCCATGATGTGATATTTATTGTACGTACAATTATTGTTTTaatgaaactcttattcagtttgatgttttctcatttatttatcttGAGAAGCATCATTTAGTTTTGACATAGAAAAAACATGtgatttattcattaagttaaaAGTTAGTGTTGAGAGACTTGATATATTATAATACATGGGACATAATACTCACTATTAGAGGACCTATCATTATGATTCATATATTTGGTTCCTTGTTATGATTGATAATGGGATAAATGGACCAAGTGAGAGAATGTTGGTTATTGGTTGTTTTTGATATTTAAGGAACAAAATATATGCTTTGTTTTACATTCAAAGTGAGTGGAAACAATTAtctgatagttttttttttatattgaatttggTCCATTTTTCAACCTGAATTCAAACTTATTATCAATACTAACATTCTGAATGAGATCATGTGTGGATTTTGTGGTTCCCACTAACCTCTCCACGTTTTGAACTCCATGATGGGTAGAGTTCTACATAAGAAGTCTTGCTCACTGTTTTGAATCACATTCACTAAGCCTATTGCTCATTCAAAAAATGAAACACCATCGTGTTGAGTTAGCGAAGGTTTAGGAAAGCCAAAATTGTCCAAGGTCTGTGTATGTTGGAGcttgcaatggctggaggttAGTTTTCAATTATGCTTTTGCTATCAGTTTAATCTAAATGTgtttatttgttaattgttaatatgTTTTGATCACCTTTAATCTTACATCAACATCGTAGATAATTAGTTTGAATAAGTTGTATATTTGTACGAATCTTATAAATCGGTCGTTGAGTCAAATTAGATTATAAATAGGCACAACGATGGCCATTTTTCCTTGGTTATGAAGATCACACATAGACCTTTACATCAACACGCCGCACAAGGAAAATGGCTACCGGTCACCTAGATGAAGTGTATGTTAGAACCCatatcttaatgcaatttacaaTTTCTACAATTGCTTTACTTTGATTAATTTACGTTTcatgcaatttttttcttctacattTTTTCTCTAAACTCATACTCATTTActtgttctttatttttctgcAACTTTTATCTTGTCTTGCATTTCAATTCGATCTACATTTCGACAACACTTTACTTTTTTTCCATTTCATCTTTGTTTACATTCAATTTGATTTACTTTCGAACCATTTTACTTTACAAATCTTTTAATCTATTTACATTATAACTTTACTTTTTAATTGAACTTTTAATTGtttcaaaaaaacatatttattatgaaaaaactaCAAACTTAATAGAAAACTACTTTggtgatattgataaaaaatgtattttcgaTCTATAACATATTGATCTTTTGAATATTGAAAATCATTTGTGTATTCTAAGCATCAAAATGACTATTTTCGATGACAATGCAATACTACATGATTAAATGAAAATCTAATGTTTTCTACTAATCTCATAATTCTTTGGATTGAAAGTTATACATACCAACTgctaatttgaataaaaagaacTTATAATTGCAATTCTATCacactaaataaaataagttgtttGTGATTAATAAGAATCAAGTGTGAAAACAATAACAGATTACATTTCAATTACTTAAACAAATTTCCACcgtaaatattatgttaaaattaaaagagtgagatcattttttttttaactcatgctaatattattacttttatttataccattacattattaactttttcTATATGTTCATCTCTTCTCATTTCATCTTTTTCACTTGTAAGAAAAGTTGCACAAAAAATATACTtaggaaaaatatgtttttagttcttcTACTTTCATGAAATCTTGTTTTTAGTTCTCAAAGTTTCATATCATCCAATTTAGTATTTGTATTTTACAGAAAACTTAATCACTCCTCACAAAATTCTCACAAACGACATTAACTTATGGCTAACGTGATAAACaaagtgtattttttaaaaattgattaaactgatgtgaaattttttgttaagGAGCTATTAATATGTTTCCCCCAAATATATTGAATCATAACTTTCAAGGGCtttattttatgtctttttttaaacaggctattaatatgtattttacgtcttcttctggattttttttttttttgtttattgagCGTGACTTTTATGAATTCACACGATAAATGACAATGTAATATATTTGTCAGGTAGGAAATGACAGTAATATCATCTCTTGAGGAGAAACCAAAAACAAGTTTTTTGTAAATTGAATGATATGAaactaagaaaattaaaaacaagatttCGTGAAAgtatatgaactaaaaaatataatttttctaaaatatcttCTTATTATAAATCCTAGAAGTTCTCCACTTATTCCATTCCCGCTCAAACTGCATGTTATTTTGCCGCTTGTTTtacgtaaatatttttattcccaTAGGTTTTCATGCGATGCTTCATTCCGTAAAGTCCATCATTAAACGAAAAGTCCATCATTTAAAGCCCTTTCTTCTTTGTATgctgttttttttatcacattaaacattaaatatgGCTGTTTATTTTTTCGAAATGTGAATATACGTTATTGCATTGATATATTATTCTCTGGAAACTTGATTTGGGTTTTTGTATTCCTCCTATTTTGTATAGTCCCGAAACTATATTAATTACAACCAGCTGGTTACGATTATTGTTCACTTTCTTTTATATAACAGAGTGATATTTTGTTATCTTCTTCTACCTTAAGTTCCCTTCCTCTTTCGTTTTTTCATCTTCCTTTTCCTGTAAGTTTTATATTTACGATTATGGTTCACTCTCTTTTATATAACAAAGTGATATTTTGTTATCTTCCTCTCCCTTTAGTTTCCTTCCTCTGTATATTgttttttcatcttcttcttcatgtAAACTCTATATGATAGTTGAATCCTTATATTGTTTCTTCATATTGgaattttccatttttaataGGAAAACACTAATAACAGACAATTTGTAGCTTTCATTCTTACTTCTGTGATATAAATCATGTTTATAGTTTTTAAgcattgatatttattttgattaaaatgtcGAATCCTTATACATTTTCTGCGAAATTTGTTTAACAATAACAATTTTGAATTTGTAGCTTTTACTTTTACTTCCCTTGgtagtttttaaactttgatgtttattgtaattaaaaagtcgagaacatatttttttcatcttaattttgtttttctctttggaaCCCGTAGTAAAAATGATTTCTTTGATGTTTTACTCTAACTACTGTGATAGAATTGAGTATGGTGTCAAGGTTTAACTCGATTTCGAACATTGTGGTGGTAGGATACATTGGGAGCTAAAATGTAGGATAATGTGTTTGTGGATAGTGACTGATTTCAACAATCCGTCCACAGAAAATAGCTTGGAGATGCTATTGGTTGATGGAAAGGTATGAACATACATTTATATTTCAGCTTCTCATTAGAAATCACTAATAATCCATTTGGTCCCATTTAAGAGCACAAAATGTCcacttcaattttataattagatgTTTTAATAACATTGTTTTTCAGGGTGGCAAGATTCATGCTCATGTGAAGAAAAGTGTGATAAATGATTTCAAAACAGTCTTGGAAGAGGGGCAGACTTACGTGATGGAAAATTTATTGGTTGCTGCAAATGATCATCAGTTTAGAACAACCAAACACAAATTCAAACTGAATTAAATGGGTACATCTGAGTGCAAAAAAATAGTTGGAGAAGATATTCCTAAATATCAGTTTGATTTCATGATGTACCTAGACATACTTGCTGCTACAAGTGAAGATATCTTGCTAGGTAATATCTGTTAATAAAGTAtctttttttagtgtttaaatcaactttgtttcatgcaaataatatttaaaaatgatctattttCTTGCCGACGGCATCGGTCATGTCGTTGAGAAAGACAACATCAAAGAAACGCATAAAAATGACAAACTAAGCAAAGCCATTGACATCATGCTTCAGGTTCTTGAGTAAAATCTATAAATCAACAACCCTCTACCAAAAGTTATTTTACATATTGCACTTTCTGATGTGTTTCAAATTTTGTGTATTAGGAATAAATCTATTTAATCTACTCTTTAGGAAGATTTCCCAGAGCAAATCCTTGAAGTACGATGAAATTTATTTGccacaaaaaaatgttttctcatGGACAGTTAAATTTGGCAATTTCAAGAGTCACGTCTCGAAATGATTAAAGATATTGGTCACAAACAGTGAGAGTGAAGAAACAAACATTACTTCTAaagtttttatcaaatttttttctgaaatttgtAATAGAtcaatgattttaattatttaaactttaaaaaatgacGTTCATGTTAGTGTAAGCAGTTTACTTTTTGTTCTCCTTACGGtaggaatgttttttttttttaatgtgatatGAATGGACTTATTTTTAAACCATTATCGAGACTAAAAAGTACTACagaaataatcaattttgtttgaagtattaaaaactaaacaatTGCTTCCTGTCAAAAACTTGTTAATTTGTTGAGGTGATATATTAAACTGAAACcattagataataaaataatgtttaactaaaataagtaaaaaagagagtagattatattattatttttattagacgGTAAATAAAGTAATCAATATAAACCCAAAAAAATATCCATGTGTAAATCATATAATGAAGTGCTTATTATTCACCAAAACTATTTCTTCGTTCCAAAAAAGTGtatgataaatgtttttaattatgaaaCATTCGGGACCCTTCAAATTCAATATTTGTAAATGCTATTGAATATTTAAATGTGAGATGCAAATAGATGCCTTTTGGCCCTTGCACCTCTATAAAAGCATAAGTTTGAGTACTCCATATAGTTCAGTCATTTTCACTTAAGATAAATGGTCAGAGTTCCTTCGAATAATGTTAATGTGATTGAGTTaagctttttaatttttttagactgTTGTTCGTGAAAGTTCTTGAAAACTATacgtttttgttatttatattaatatgatgatttttgtattttgtaggGGCAAACTAACATGATTGCAACCCGACCCTTAGCATACTCCTCATTTTATCTCTTGATCAAGTCTAACAGTGTAATTACTAAAGTCTTCATTAACCACTTAATTGAATAATCTTAtggttttattgaatttttgtcCTTCCATCCTATGTCTATCAAATGTACAAGGAAGATATGTCCACCACTGTGTTGCTCACAAAGTAAGTCAAGTTTGAATTCAAAGTTTCGTTGGCCAAATTCGATACAATTGGGTTTTTCTAAAATGGATCTGATAATCTATTAAAGCATTAAAATTTACCTATCAGAGCttggattttatttaaatacacATCTGGTAGCAAATTTCTATTAAGAGTCGCTCAGATCAATCAAACTAAAAAtttctctttcaaaaaaccaaaacAGGTATTGTATTTTCATTCTTATGTTTTTAATGACCTATGATTTATgcaaagtttattttaattactccATTAGTGTCTAAATAGGAAAACATGGAAATTGAGTGTGGACCATCTCAGGCAAAGATTTTTCCTCATTTTATACTATATATTGAAGAAGATGTacgtatatttataatttatttgtaatttatcaattttgttggtttaaattttattgataaaattagaaaaagctaataataatatttgtcgATTATTACAGGTTAAAAAGGATGCACCATGGCAATTTTATGAATCATACAAGGATGAGTTTCCTAAAAATGTTTGGTTAGAAGATGAAGTGGGTACTAAATTTGGAGTCAAGCTACACAAATTAAACACAAGCGGAGAATTTATTCATGAGTTCATGAATGTtataaaacattataatttGCATCATGGAGTTCGGCTTTTTCTCTCTTATAAAGGACAAGGGGTATTCAAGATGAATATTATAGATCTCAATCTCAAATTTCTAATCTACCCAAAGAAGGCTacaaaatatgatttcattatCCTATATAGCTGAACAAATTTGGATAGTTGTCAAACCAAATCGAATGTTACTgttatgatcaatgaaattCCCTAGAGTTCGAGGCCTAGGGGTCCTCCAGAAAACAAGATAAGAGAGGGAATTTTATTTCTACTTGCATTTCTA contains:
- the LOC121174769 gene encoding secreted RxLR effector protein 161-like, which produces MYAQVCIKLDIAFAVGVLGRYRSNLSIDHWKDAKKVMRYTQGTRDYMLMYRKTNDLEVIGYSDSKFVGCIDTRSSTYGYVFMLVGGAISWKSAKQSLTVTSTLEAEFISYFEATSHDVWLKSFISRLRVVDFIFRPLKLYCDNDVVVFMAKNNKSES